The DNA segment CTTGCTTTGAGCTTCACGGTCATTCACGCAATCAAGCCCTTCCAGGGAGCGCTCGATGTCCTTCCTGAACTCGAGGAAGCCCTTACGATAGATCTTGTCGTCCAGCACGGTGTGTCCAGGTGCACGCTGCTCCATGAACTCCGTGAAGATGCCGGCCTCGTAGGCGGCCTTCCAGTCCTCTGTCATTTCGCGGAATATGATATTGCGCATGGACTTCCCGTGCCAAAACGGGATGATAGTGTCCCGGTAGACCTGCCGGGCCCCGGCACTGACCGCAAATGGGATTTTCTCCCGCGAATTGAGCACATCCAGGTCTCTGAGACTGTGGCAGCATAGTTCAGGAAAAGTCGGCGCCGCCTTGGGTGCCGGGCCTTTCTCCCCGACGATTAATTCACCGGGCCCAATGTAGATCGTCTTGCGTTCCATCAAGTGCTGAAAGGCGAGGGCCCGGCGCATCGGAGCAGACGCCAATCCTGCGTGTTTCTTGTAGAACTCAGTCATGAGTTCCGCCCGCTCGGTCGAGATGTAGGGCTTGGCATCAACACTCTGCTGCCTCAACCGGACGACCCTTTCATTCATCGTGCGTCATCCTCCGATTCTCACAGTCAATCCTGCAGACGTGAGAAGACGAGCAATGTCTCCGATCCTCGCGGTCGAGGGTGAGTGGGTGTCAGGCAGCCTGTATATGTGGTTCAAACGGACGTACTTGTCAACTCCGAGATTGTGATAGGGCAGGAGGTTTATTCCGTCCAGATGAGGCAGGGCAGCCAGGAAATCTCTGATTTGGCGCATATTCTCCTCATCATCATTTATGCCAGGCACGACCGGCACTCGCACAACAATGTTATGTCCGCACTGCGAAAGCGCCCGGAGATTCTTCAGAATCAAATCGTTGGACATACCGGTGAATTTCCTATGCTTGATCTCGTCCACCAGCTTCAAGTCATATAGAAACAAATCCGCATATGGCCGGATTCTATCCATCACTTCCCATGGGGCAAATCCCGACGTGTCAAGAGCGGTGTGAATCCCATCTCCCCTGCAGGCTTGAAGAAGCGTAAGCGCGAAATCCGGTTGCTGCAAGGGTTCGCCTCCAGACAGAGTCACTCCTCCGCCGGACTCGTCATAGAAAGCGGCGTCGCGCCGGACCTCAGCCATCACCTCGTCCACGGTCAAGTCTCGCCCAACACATTCCCG comes from the Candidatus Eisenbacteria bacterium genome and includes:
- a CDS encoding glycyl-radical enzyme activating protein, with the translated sequence MLKGTLFDIRRYSIHDGPGIRTTVFFKGCPLSCWWCDNPESLAPTVELIFRKNRCIRCEACLTVCEQGAIAWNGAGPVTDVMKCARCGSCALVCYADARECVGRDLTVDEVMAEVRRDAAFYDESGGGVTLSGGEPLQQPDFALTLLQACRGDGIHTALDTSGFAPWEVMDRIRPYADLFLYDLKLVDEIKHRKFTGMSNDLILKNLRALSQCGHNIVVRVPVVPGINDDEENMRQIRDFLAALPHLDGINLLPYHNLGVDKYVRLNHIYRLPDTHSPSTARIGDIARLLTSAGLTVRIGG